A DNA window from Arachis duranensis cultivar V14167 chromosome 3, aradu.V14167.gnm2.J7QH, whole genome shotgun sequence contains the following coding sequences:
- the LOC107481093 gene encoding uncharacterized protein LOC107481093: MKIFECLVYAATNTSSRSKFDPRANPTVFLDYPLGYKDYKLYNLQTKQFLISRDVIFHEDTISFAQNPYTQLNNDIFFDFVLSNLILDFELLPNVPTIPTVPKIPQPSTTTNTQSQILPLIENQISPSTSIQLKRSTRTKHTHSYLHDYICHTKSSYPISNFINNHRLNHTYHNFVYQANLILESQFYHQAVKHEEWRTAMKEELEALEANNT; encoded by the coding sequence ATGAAGATTTTTGAATGCCTTGTCTATGCTGCCACCAATACTAGTTCTAGATCAAAGTTTGACCCTAGAGCAAATCCAACCGTGTTTCTGGATTATCCACTTGGCTACAAAGATTATAAGCTTTACAATCTACAAACCAAACAATTTCTCATATCAAGGGATGTGATATTTCATGAGGACACCATATCTTTTGCTCAAAATCCTTATACTCAACTCAACAATgatattttctttgattttgtccTCTCCAATCTAATATTAGATTTTGAACTGTTGCCTAATGTTCCAACAATTCCAACCGTACCTAAAATACCTCAACCATCAACCACAACCAATACGCAATCCCAAATTCTCCCTCTTATAGAAAACCAAATCTCACCTTCTACTTCTATCCAACTTAAAAGATCCACCAGGACTAAACATACTCACTCCTACCTTCATGACTACATTTGTCATACTAAATCTTCTTACCCGATTTCAAACTTCATCAACAACCATAGATTGAACCACACTTATCATAATTTCGTTTACCAAGCCAATCTTATTCTTGAATCACAATTTTACCATCAAGCAGTTAAACATGAGGAATGGAGGACTGCAATGAAAGAAGAACTTGAAGCTTTGGAAGCCAACAACACTTGA
- the LOC107481164 gene encoding transcription factor PRE6, translated as MSTRRSSSAAPTSAGMTDAQITDLVSKLQQLIPQLRSTHSDKVSAAKVLQETCTYIKTLHREVDDLSDRLSQLLANTDSNTAQAAIIRSLLM; from the exons ATGTCCACCAGAAGATCCTCTTCCGCTGCTCCAACTTCCGCCGGGATGACCGATGCTCAAATCACCGATCTCGTCTCCAAGTTGCAACAACTCATCCCTCAGCTCCGCTCTACGCATTCCGACAAG GTTTCTGCGGCAAAGGTGTTACAAGAGACTTGTACCTACATTAAGACCTTGCATAGAGAGGTTGATGATCTTAGCGACCGATTGTCCCAGCTTTTGGCCAACACAGACTCAAATACCGCACAAGCAGCCATTATTAGGAGCTTACTTATGTAA